The stretch of DNA ACAGATTCTCTTGTTACAGCTTACAGCAACAATCAGAAGGCTTTTGAGTCTGATTTTGTCACTGCAATGATCAAGATGGGAAACATCAAACCCTTAACAGGGTCAAATGGGGAGATAAGGAGGCAGTGTAGAAGCCCTAATTAGAGGAGaaacaacaaataaattataatcaaagtgtgtttttgtgtgttttttacaTATACATCCCAAAAGTGGGGGAGTTCTTTTATCAGTTCATCTTTTAAGGTGTTTTCTATGCCTTCAAATGTACTTTTGTTTGTTAAGTTCAATTTCAGTTTTAGTACACAGTTTTGAATCAATTGTAATTAAAGCATGTTTCTTACATGTGATTTCAGTTTAAGGATATGTATACATATTGTAACTGTTCCATAAAAAGAAAGTGATGAAATAAAGTGGAATGTTTCTTTTTATAAGAATTACTTTTGGTGTGTATTAGTTTACTGAATTAAACTGTTTAGAAGCTGTTAATGAAGATTGAAGAGAATTTGAAACTCAATAAAGTTGTGCAACTAAAGAAAAGTATAAGAATAAAGGAatgcaattaaataaaattggtgAGTTTTCTCAAATGGCAAAAATCATTATCATGGTTAGGTTTCACCAAATTGCTATGGATTAGTAGttaagatatatttaattacagcactgaattttattaaaatagctCGCTATTCTAATTTCTCTAAAACTCATACAGATTAATTAACCCTTAATTAAAATTGTGTACTAACAAGGGTGTGTTTAAGTGGGccttttttatttagtttaaaatattttgaaaaataatttagcaaaaagagtggaaaagagaagaaaatatgttttttatttttgttttaaaagtcaaaacaatatttaaaaaatatatattaaattcacatcataaaaaaattgtttttctgatttgattcaataagaTTGATGAGGCCTGGTCCAGCATACTAAAATATATCTATAGTAATGGAcccaatatatttaaaagaaggGAATCAAATCAATTAGAAGCATGGTCCAAAACTATATTTTCCAATTTCATAGTCATTACTAACTACttcattcaaatatttaataaaggtTGCTACTAAACTACAAACAAAAGGTTAGATTAAGAGTAGTCAACGACATCACAATCCAATTAATTCTAATCCATCAAACCCTATCTAAAAAGATTTGGCAATCAATGAAAAAAGAATATGTGACATAAAAGAGGgtataaagtaaataattttaatagtttataagaaaataaattatactaatattatgTATACACATATATAACAAATCATGAACATGTTAAAActttaaatcttaattttttatatggaaTAGCTTACTTTATCATTACCCACTTTAAAAGGGCAGATTAATTTTTATAGGATACCTCAATTTCTTAAAGCTAAAATTGTTGTTCAatattagttaaattaaaagCACTTGAACCCCCACAACATTACGAAATGACTTAAATACCCTCCATTACTGCACCATACCACACCACCATTGCTCACCACTGCTGCAAAGGGATGGAGAGAGAGAATGctgcagaagaagaagaaagaaaatgcagaaaaaaaaaattcattccgAAAAGTTTTCTTCGgtacatattttatatgtttcgaaaagttattttcaaaacCTATTTCATTTACAAGTACTTTGGAAAACACATTCCAGAAGATATTTTGAATACCCGTTCCAACAAATTTATTGCAGAACATTTCATACGTTTAGGAAATTCTATAATCATGttctgaaaattttatttcagaaaAGTGACTTTGTCGGAGGGCTAAAtgacattttgaaaattttagagGGGCACACAGAAATTGTGAGGGTGCAGGAAGTAAAAGCCGGCAGTTAACTCAGTCCGTCATTTGTAATAGGTTGGTGgatttttcttcctgcacccccaatttttcttcctataccctcaatttttttataattctattGCTACCCTTTTGGTTTGTAGTTACTGGCTTTCAGAATCCGGTGTTACCGACTTTCAGAAACCAGTGTTACCGACTTTCAGGATACTTGCAGTGAAAAAACTTGAATAAAAATTCTAGGGgtgtcaaatttaaattttttatatataaattattttttctagttaaataaaaaattcttcattttctataCTTAAACCATTTTTATAGAGTGACTCACGTATGcacttttcaatttctaatatttctaaattattgAATTCACACAATAGAATTTCTATTTCAATTCAAGGttatcaaactaattcattatgTATAGCGGAATTTGTAATGCACCCGAAGATATATCCATAAATTTTACCATTTGCAGCAGAAAATACAaaaacctttaaattttataatttaaggtTGTACTAATTttggtaaaaatataattaaggttttactttaatatttcttgatgacttattgaaaaataattttattatgaccaAAGATAGAACCCTAATCGCTTTTATCAACCAATAtccataaaattgatttttatttttaaacaataaagatatataactaaaaatatataaataaaattattagaaattttcttaaacttaatataaataatataactctatataaatataattttaaaatatataaaaatatatataaaaaaattgggggagccatggctcccctatGTCATAATGAAGGACCGCCGGTGGATGCGAGTGTATCGATTTGCAAAATTATGTTTGGactattttaattcttttgtatttttttttgttcatggTTGGCGACTCTGAGCCCTTGTTGACAAGCCACAAATTGTTGGAGAAGTGAAATAGGAGTGCCAAGAAAGACTTGAATATCCTCGAGACGAGTTTCGTTATACTCATCTCTAATCTTTATCTTTTTAGATTATAGTATTTCGTCATGGTTATTGGTTGTAGTATGTCacgaaatttattttattaaactataGGATCCAATGTTACCGGCTTTTAGAAAACAGTGTTACCGACTTTCAAAAATCGGTGTTACTGACTTTCAGAAACCGGTATTACTGACTTTTAAAATTCGGTGTTACCAACTTTCAGAAATTGATGTTACCGACTTTCAAAACCGGTGTTATCGACTTTCAGAAATCGATGTTACCGACTTTCAAAAACCGAAGTACCGAATTTTATTCTTGGGAGTACAAACTACGAAgatatttagtttataatttttttttatttttttgaaggaCATAATAATCTTCACGGTCAAACTTGGTGgggcagaaagaaaaaattggaggtgcaggaagaaaaacccTAGGTTGGTTTAGCCGGTCATCAACCCAATCAAACCAACCTTTTTGTCACTCCTAATAGGTTCATTcactcaaagaaaaaaaaaaaaaagaaaactcgAGAATGCAATAGAGAAGAAGAATATGAATCTGGTAACAAAAACAACCAAACACACCAGtatcaactatttttttcttcaaatgcTTGTTATATGCTTTCTTCTCAGGTAGAAAACATCTCATTGAAAGTGATAGTTAGTACATCACCAAACAAGCCAAATACAAGTATATTTCATCTTACATTTTACATTCGGTCAGTTACAAAATCCAGAATTTTGTTTCTGAAACAAAAGTTACACTTGCATCAGAGAGAGAGGTGTGTCACAAGAGGACACAAACAGAAACAATCATCATACATACATATTAGCCCCTTCACGCCTTTACAAGCATGTgtaatcaacaaaaaaaaaacgccTTTACGCATATTATGTGCACAATGGAGCGTATAATCCTACACATTCTGCAAACTGGTTCAAAAACTTTGGTTGGCCCAACTAGTTGCAAAATTGAGATCAACCTCTCCCACCACCACCATGTCTTTGGCTTCTAAATTGATTAAGGAGCGCAAGGGcctaaaaagtaaaagaaaaccATCATCTTTATTAGTATCAAACGAATAAAATAAGAAGGCAACTAAATTATGAAAGGACAATGGTACTTTGGCACCAGAATTTTTTTTACAGCCATTTGACACTACTTGAACTGtgtctttttctttaaaaatacaaaagttaacTTATGTAAAGATCATTTTATCCCTATAAAGGTTGTCAAATGGTGTCAAAGAAGCCATACCTTTTCTTTGGCCCTTGGGGTGCCAGATTGTGACAATGCTACCAAAGGTGGCACAGCTCCTTCTTGGAGCACCCTGTTTAAATATCTGTGGTTGTCTGAGCAAAGATGTAGAAGAGCCGCAGCAGCATTCTCCTTTCCTCTCACAGAACCCAACTCAATAACCTCAACCAGAACAGGAATCCCACCCTGATCACCAATGGCTGCTTTCCCTTCTGGTATTGTAGCAAGATTTGCTAAAACAGCCACAGCCTTGTCCACCATTCCAGCTGCAGGGTCCATTAACTCTACAAGGTGTTTCACAGCACCTGCTTGCACAATCCGGTCCTTGTTTTCATGAAATATGGACAAATTAAACAACGCAGTGGCAGCATCTTTCTTCCCCCTAGGGGTTCCGTTTCCCAACAAATCAACCAGTGGCCCAATTGCCCCAGACCTCCCTATCCTGATTTTGTTTTCCTCAGTTACTGAGAGGCTGAAAAGAGTGGCAGCTGAATTTTCCTTGGCTTCTGCACTCCCTGTCTTGAGGACATGAATCAAAGGTTCAATTGCACCGGCATTTGCAATAGCAGCCTTGTTGTTATCATTGATTGATAAGTTAAGGAGAGCTGTAACAGAATTTTCCTGGATCATAGAATCAGGTGATTGCAGTAAATCAACTAGTAAGCTAATGGCTCCACAGTTTGAAATCACAATTCGGTTATCCATATTGTGCTTAGCAAGAAGGCGAAGTTCTGATGTTGCCTCTCTCTTAGCATCAAGAGAATCAATCTTTAACTGCTCCACTAATTTCAGAACCTGGGTTTCAGCAGCAGAAAGATCAGCTCTTGTTTCAACAGTAGACACTACCCTAGGAACACGCCACTCGGATGACCGTTGCCATATAGTATGGCTTCGAGACCTTGGTACTGGTAATTGGGCAGAAAACTCAGATTCTCTATGCCGAGTTGGCAAGGGAACAGCATCTTGCACTGAATTCAATTCCCCAGAAGCATCGCGATTGTGGACTGAGCTGGTTGATAGCAGAGTATTGTTGACATCAGAAGTAGTTCTAACATCAGTGTGAGATTGTTCTGAGCTCAAGATATTTCTGGATGGTGATGTTAATGATTCACCAACTGAATCGATGCTCCCTTCATTCGAGCTTGCAGATTCATCATCCGAACCGGTGTGTGATATTCTTTCAAGATCCACATACGGCTCATGAACCGTGCCATTTAAAGAACCAACCGGTATAGAAGAGGGATGCAATGTTGAGATTCGTTCTTGGTGGGGTTCACCACTAGTTCTAACAGGAAAATCCTTGGTCAAACCAGACTCCATAGACACAAGAAAGGGTGATGGTTGATTTAAGCTTTTGGAATTAATGGGATCAGGAAGCTTTACATCATGTGTTTCACACCAGTTAGCAATTAATGCTTTTACAGTGTAGTTAGGTATTAGATTGGTGTGGACAAGAGTCTGGCGTGTCTTTGGACAAACAGTAAGACCTAGGTCAATCCAGTTCTTGATGAAAGCCCGCTCATATGTTTGTCCAGATGCCACAATGACCGGATCTGTCATCAATTCCAAAGAGAGAGGACAGCAAAAATCAGAAGGTACTGACACTGGGATAGAACTCTGGGCTTGCTTAAGCATAACAACATGCTCATGCATTCGATTTACAACTAAGATCATTTTATCAATATATTCAACTTCTGAAGTGTTTTCAATTTGTTCAGCCTTCTCCTTCAGCCTTTCAAGGGCTACAGCCTCAATCAGGACCTCTTGATTAGACCGTAGACCCAGGTTGTCAGCAATGTTTTCCAGGACCTCCAAACTTGGTCCTACACCTTCCGGTTGTTCCATAATAGCTTTTTTAATGGCTGATGATGTTTCATTTCCCAAATTATCTGGGAGAACTTGCGGTGAATCCTCCAGCTGTTGTAAAATGCCGAGACCCAAAGCCTGAATTGTTGATATTATGGGATCAACTTGATTAACCTAGAGATTAAAAAAGAGGAAAGCATGAGAGCCAACACATACTTAATAAACAATAGTTAAGGCAAATAACATCTGTGATAAGCAGGTCAGAAAAAACAACTAGTACATAATATACTTCTATACCAGATGGAAATCCCAAGTTAAACAAATATAAGCTCCTTGAGAGGAAAACATAATATATGATGTGATAGTTTTGAGAGGAAAATATAGGGTGGAAAAGTGGGTGGAGGGAAAACCCTTGATTATAATATAGAGACATGATGAAACTTACAAAGTAAAATTTGCTAGATAATGGATGCCAGTTCAGAATAAGCTCCCTCAACTCATCAACTGCCAGACCAAGTTCCTCAAATAGTTTCCTAAGCCCTTCATTAGAAG from Vigna unguiculata cultivar IT97K-499-35 chromosome 8, ASM411807v1, whole genome shotgun sequence encodes:
- the LOC114195252 gene encoding U-box domain-containing protein 4-like; protein product: MEISLLKVLSDAISTFLHLSFSEKMKLEPVSKCFQKAEKMLKLLKPIVETTVFSDIASNEGLRKLFEELGLAVDELRELILNWHPLSSKFYFVNQVDPIISTIQALGLGILQQLEDSPQVLPDNLGNETSSAIKKAIMEQPEGVGPSLEVLENIADNLGLRSNQEVLIEAVALERLKEKAEQIENTSEVEYIDKMILVVNRMHEHVVMLKQAQSSIPVSVPSDFCCPLSLELMTDPVIVASGQTYERAFIKNWIDLGLTVCPKTRQTLVHTNLIPNYTVKALIANWCETHDVKLPDPINSKSLNQPSPFLVSMESGLTKDFPVRTSGEPHQERISTLHPSSIPVGSLNGTVHEPYVDLERISHTGSDDESASSNEGSIDSVGESLTSPSRNILSSEQSHTDVRTTSDVNNTLLSTSSVHNRDASGELNSVQDAVPLPTRHRESEFSAQLPVPRSRSHTIWQRSSEWRVPRVVSTVETRADLSAAETQVLKLVEQLKIDSLDAKREATSELRLLAKHNMDNRIVISNCGAISLLVDLLQSPDSMIQENSVTALLNLSINDNNKAAIANAGAIEPLIHVLKTGSAEAKENSAATLFSLSVTEENKIRIGRSGAIGPLVDLLGNGTPRGKKDAATALFNLSIFHENKDRIVQAGAVKHLVELMDPAAGMVDKAVAVLANLATIPEGKAAIGDQGGIPVLVEVIELGSVRGKENAAAALLHLCSDNHRYLNRVLQEGAVPPLVALSQSGTPRAKEKALALLNQFRSQRHGGGGRG